ATTGAAGAAACTACTGAGAAATGAAAGGTAAACTGAATTGAATTCTATTGAAAATGATTTTCATAAACTACCTCAATTCAATGATTTACCGGAGTATATAACCTTGAACGAGCTAACTGTTATGTTAACCAATTAGTAACAACTTACAGCTAAAATGATAACAGCTGAGATGATAACAACTTAATAGCTAGCTAAGGTATAACAAACTAATTGCCTTCTCTGCTTATACTCTTAACAGTCATTTGAGGAAAACGCTTCAAATTGAAAGCGTGTTTAGCTAATGTGGCAAAAAGCACTTTCAGCTAAAAACGTTTTTCTGCCACTACACTAAAAATGCTTCTAGCTGAATTTTTTTCgttattttgatattgttccATCATTTTTCAAAAACCGATCTAAtccaataaatattttaaaaaaccggCACTTTTAGTCTTGAAAGTTAACATTggttaattacttaatttatcCACGCACTTCATGGCGCGTAGATTGAAAAgataaaagttaaaaagaaataaGCATTGTCACTGGCAGGCGGCAAATTTGCATATCTTAAATTCAAAAAGAAGAAAACCCTAATTGGGATGCGATTGTGAAAGGGGGAGAAAGGATGGGTCATAATAATCGGAACAATGAGGAGAAAAGCCATCATCAAGCAGCTGATAATTTGGTGAATTTGTTCACCAAAGCAAACCATGATCTTCTCGTTGTTCAGTACAGGCTCGAGAAGGAGTTTCAACAAATTTATCCTGATAATGTAATCCCCAATTTCCTTAACTTTCATTTCCATATCTCTTGGTTTTGCATTATATGGGGTAACTAATAGAAGACAAtaattcttttctttattttttttaaactcaattGAAGCTTTATTGAGTGTTGATTGCAGGCGAACCCTATGAAGTTGGTGTCTCGAATGAAGAAGATCCAGGAAGAATTATCGAGCTTGACCGAGCAGTGCCGTGAGCTCTTATCTGCCAAAcaggttttatttttttcttctaatctaAGGAATCTCAGAGTTTTGAAGTTGAGAGGTAGGCATTTAACTCGGTTGATTCGATTGTTTactaattttaataacaaataaCTGAGCAATTAAACCATCTTAGGCCTTGTTTGATAGACAAAATCAACTGAGAATTAATATTTAGTTTTTTACACAccataatctaaaaaaaaaa
The Gossypium hirsutum isolate 1008001.06 chromosome A07, Gossypium_hirsutum_v2.1, whole genome shotgun sequence genome window above contains:
- the LOC107956580 gene encoding spindle and kinetochore-associated protein 2 → MGHNNRNNEEKSHHQAADNLVNLFTKANHDLLVVQYRLEKEFQQIYPDNANPMKLVSRMKKIQEELSSLTEQCRELLSAKQDLIDKARTILVGNRNLLQRMQASTGTSLTSDSDDPALTNFNQIIDEWTDQVRSRIGDQMRESEPEDINKLLFSAIVQSN